A DNA window from Thermococcus sp. 4557 contains the following coding sequences:
- a CDS encoding AbrB/MazE/SpoVT family DNA-binding domain-containing protein, which produces MGLTKVTRNYQITIPSDVRKKLGIKVGDVLMVEVEDGKVVLKKSELELPLLPGGKGLTVEDIEKAIRRGQGEGK; this is translated from the coding sequence ATGGGGCTTACAAAAGTAACTAGAAACTATCAAATTACTATACCAAGCGATGTTAGGAAAAAGCTGGGGATTAAGGTAGGGGACGTTCTGATGGTTGAGGTCGAGGATGGGAAGGTAGTGCTCAAAAAAAGCGAACTTGAGCTTCCCCTCCTCCCGGGAGGAAAGGGGTTGACAGTAGAGGACATCGAAAAAGCCATAAGAAGGGGTCAGGGTGAAGGGAAATGA
- the radB gene encoding DNA repair and recombination protein RadB, producing the protein MLSTGVKSLDELLGGGIAPGVLTQIYGGFATGKTTLAVQIGLLSGGKVAYIDTEGGFSPERLSQMATARGLDPEEALQRFILFTPSDFKEQRRSIGGLKKIIDGTFSLVVVDSITAHYRVEENRRGLSAELGKQLQVLLWIARKKDIPVIIINQVHFDSRAERMKPVAEHTLNYRTKDILRLDKLNVPGLRVAVLERHRFRPEGGMVHFRITEKGIEEALSGEE; encoded by the coding sequence ATGCTCTCAACGGGGGTCAAATCACTTGACGAGCTTCTGGGCGGGGGCATCGCCCCCGGCGTCCTGACCCAGATTTACGGGGGCTTCGCCACGGGGAAGACGACGCTGGCGGTTCAGATAGGCCTTCTCAGCGGCGGAAAGGTTGCATACATCGACACTGAGGGCGGCTTCTCCCCGGAGAGGCTGAGCCAGATGGCGACAGCGAGGGGGCTGGACCCAGAGGAGGCCCTTCAGCGCTTCATTCTCTTCACTCCCTCGGATTTCAAGGAGCAGCGGCGCTCCATCGGGGGCCTGAAGAAGATCATCGATGGGACGTTCTCCCTCGTCGTCGTTGACTCGATAACTGCCCACTACCGCGTCGAGGAGAACCGAAGGGGCCTGAGCGCGGAGCTTGGCAAGCAGCTCCAGGTGCTCCTCTGGATAGCGAGGAAGAAGGACATACCGGTAATAATCATCAACCAGGTTCACTTCGACAGCCGGGCGGAGAGGATGAAGCCAGTTGCCGAGCACACGCTCAACTACCGGACGAAAGATATCCTCCGGCTGGATAAACTAAACGTCCCCGGCCTTCGGGTCGCCGTTCTGGAGAGGCACCGCTTCAGGCCTGAAGGGGGCATGGTCCACTTCAGGATAACGGAGAAGGGAATCGAAGAAGCCCTGAGCGGCGAGGAATAA
- a CDS encoding ribonuclease E/G: MSTDTGVTVRVRGIYSTALTKLFLDRGFGISQPSNRIVERFNLEKTYDEFDVDVYDKKDHHGVILVGTKVEEVREVLEDEFIDVFFRKLPYQLYGIYKGIVVQRDERYVYVDIGSAIGTIPVKDLPRAKEGDELLVQVKKHNLLPQLSVTLTIPGDYAVLIPKPVGAQRHVKISRKIRDQSERERLRILGLSVDLGEWGILWRTAAAYKDWNLLRDEIVALSKLADTLARADSYAAPSLLIEGRSIYEVEFGGGAKKKLDEIRNKVVPTVEGHHQLKAHDLELGFAVEIAEGILAKIPGQREKVRQGFWESIVANKGPRRGWLFSLEHNKPDGQRIKIGPGEVQEVSLNPLRVTFKRHLKPGKFYDGLDLPIEFGDYVITEIEEGKWWFVHRYYDRDGNLKGEYYNINTPVEMYPDRARYIDLEVDIVRWPDGKKEIIDKEKLAEHYEEGTISEKLYKAVLRIVQEVYERI, translated from the coding sequence GTGTCTACAGACACAGGAGTTACAGTCCGGGTTAGGGGCATATACAGCACTGCCCTCACCAAACTGTTCCTCGACAGGGGATTCGGGATTTCACAGCCGAGCAACAGGATCGTCGAGCGCTTCAACCTCGAGAAGACCTACGACGAGTTCGATGTTGACGTCTATGACAAGAAGGACCACCACGGGGTCATCCTCGTCGGGACGAAGGTTGAGGAGGTTAGGGAGGTTCTCGAGGACGAATTTATAGACGTCTTCTTCCGGAAGCTCCCCTACCAGCTGTACGGCATCTACAAGGGAATAGTCGTTCAGAGGGACGAGAGATACGTCTACGTGGACATTGGGAGCGCCATCGGTACGATACCGGTTAAGGACCTCCCCCGTGCCAAGGAGGGCGACGAACTCCTCGTCCAGGTCAAAAAGCACAACCTGCTCCCCCAGCTGAGCGTCACCCTGACGATCCCCGGTGACTACGCGGTTCTGATTCCGAAGCCCGTTGGTGCCCAGAGGCACGTCAAGATATCCCGGAAGATAAGGGACCAGAGCGAGCGCGAGAGGCTCCGCATCCTGGGTCTGAGCGTCGATTTGGGGGAGTGGGGGATACTCTGGAGAACCGCCGCCGCATACAAGGACTGGAACCTTCTCCGCGATGAGATAGTGGCGCTCTCGAAGCTGGCCGACACCCTCGCGAGGGCGGACTCCTACGCGGCCCCGTCCCTCCTGATCGAGGGGCGCAGTATTTACGAGGTCGAGTTCGGTGGAGGGGCGAAGAAGAAGCTCGACGAGATACGGAACAAGGTGGTTCCGACGGTTGAGGGCCACCACCAGCTGAAGGCCCACGACCTTGAACTCGGGTTCGCGGTGGAGATAGCGGAGGGAATACTGGCCAAGATACCTGGCCAGAGGGAGAAGGTCAGGCAGGGCTTCTGGGAGTCGATCGTTGCCAACAAGGGGCCGAGGAGGGGCTGGCTCTTCAGCCTCGAGCACAACAAACCCGACGGCCAGAGGATAAAGATAGGGCCCGGTGAAGTTCAGGAGGTCTCCCTGAACCCGCTCAGGGTCACCTTCAAGCGCCACCTCAAGCCCGGGAAGTTCTACGACGGTCTCGACCTGCCGATAGAGTTCGGTGACTACGTCATCACGGAGATAGAGGAAGGAAAGTGGTGGTTTGTGCACCGCTATTACGACCGCGACGGCAACCTGAAGGGTGAGTACTACAACATAAACACGCCGGTGGAGATGTACCCTGACAGGGCCCGCTACATCGACCTTGAGGTGGACATCGTCAGGTGGCCCGACGGCAAGAAGGAGATAATCGACAAGGAGAAGCTGGCGGAGCACTACGAGGAAGGCACGATAAGTGAGAAGCTCTACAAAGCGGTTCTCAGAATAGTGCAGGAGGTTTACGAGAGGATTTAA
- a CDS encoding MBL fold metallo-hydrolase, with the protein MKIIWYGHACFWVETNGVRLLIDPYPEVDDDRIGEVDYILITHEHVDHYGKVELLSRLRDATVIGPKPVYMTAISDGVTKVREIEDGQTIELENGVKVTAFYMEHPSSQYPLGYLIEGDKALFHTGDTYSTPVLQRLRGRVDVLLVPISGRSTANEREAAQIVEDVRPRLVIPMHYGVYGTGSPEKLRDELQKKRIWTLVRPLELYEELTL; encoded by the coding sequence ATGAAGATTATCTGGTATGGACACGCGTGCTTTTGGGTCGAGACCAACGGTGTGAGACTCCTCATCGACCCGTATCCCGAGGTGGACGATGACAGGATAGGCGAGGTTGACTACATACTGATAACGCACGAACACGTGGACCACTACGGCAAGGTGGAGCTCCTCTCGCGACTCCGCGACGCTACCGTGATAGGGCCCAAGCCGGTTTACATGACCGCCATCAGCGACGGCGTGACGAAGGTCAGGGAGATCGAGGACGGCCAGACCATCGAGCTCGAGAACGGCGTTAAGGTGACCGCCTTCTACATGGAGCACCCCTCGAGCCAGTACCCCTTGGGCTACCTGATAGAGGGGGACAAGGCCCTCTTCCACACGGGCGACACGTACTCCACACCGGTCCTCCAGAGACTCCGCGGAAGGGTGGACGTTCTCCTGGTGCCGATAAGCGGCCGCTCAACGGCCAACGAGCGCGAGGCGGCCCAGATTGTCGAGGATGTGCGCCCGCGCCTCGTCATACCCATGCACTACGGCGTCTACGGAACCGGAAGCCCCGAGAAGCTCAGGGATGAGCTCCAGAAGAAGCGCATCTGGACCCTCGTCAGGCCCCTCGAACTCTACGAAGAGCTCACCCTTTAG
- a CDS encoding PIN domain-containing protein has protein sequence MTVIDTNVFIYAVLRDSEFNGEARKLLAGLERWTVPSIVLYELYWFFREEGYSGEEIGKVISSILNSQRTKVICDGGKYTKRALELTRNPKRFNDMVILATAEDFKRLATYDKRLKKEAEKLGIQTLP, from the coding sequence ATGACGGTGATAGACACCAACGTCTTCATCTATGCGGTCCTAAGGGATTCCGAGTTCAACGGAGAAGCAAGAAAACTGCTGGCCGGGCTGGAGAGATGGACTGTCCCCAGCATAGTTCTTTACGAACTCTACTGGTTCTTCAGGGAGGAAGGCTATAGCGGTGAGGAAATAGGGAAGGTGATTTCATCAATCCTAAACAGTCAGAGGACGAAAGTAATCTGCGACGGCGGGAAGTACACGAAACGCGCGCTGGAACTAACCCGGAACCCGAAACGCTTTAACGATATGGTAATCCTTGCCACAGCGGAGGACTTTAAAAGGCTGGCCACATACGATAAGAGACTGAAAAAAGAGGCAGAAAAGTTAGGCATCCAAACCTTACCTTAA
- a CDS encoding DUF1614 domain-containing protein has translation MNRRRLIIPPVSLPVLLVIGALFVIVFAFFSGVVMAAFEKLGIPPDVAYALFIFALVGSFLNIPIAEETSYEPVVRVREVRFFGIAYPVPFFDWEERRIIIAINVGGAIVPISVAVYEIFRMVYFGRWALLFNTFMAVLIASLFSHAVARPVRGLGIAMPLFLPPLMAMFLGWLLGGSNPNAVAYISGTLGVLIGADLMNWNRIKNLGAPMVSIGGAGTFDGIFLAGIIAVLLV, from the coding sequence ATGAACAGACGTCGCCTCATAATCCCGCCCGTTTCACTCCCCGTGCTCCTGGTTATAGGTGCTCTTTTCGTCATCGTCTTCGCCTTCTTCTCAGGGGTCGTTATGGCCGCGTTCGAGAAGCTGGGAATTCCCCCGGACGTCGCATATGCGCTCTTCATCTTTGCACTCGTGGGAAGCTTCCTGAACATACCAATCGCGGAAGAAACGTCCTACGAGCCGGTCGTGAGGGTGAGGGAGGTTCGGTTCTTTGGAATAGCCTACCCGGTTCCGTTCTTTGACTGGGAGGAGAGGCGCATAATCATCGCCATAAACGTTGGAGGGGCCATCGTTCCCATAAGCGTGGCCGTCTACGAGATATTCAGGATGGTGTACTTCGGCAGGTGGGCCCTCCTGTTCAACACATTTATGGCGGTTCTCATAGCCTCCCTCTTCAGCCATGCCGTTGCCAGACCTGTCAGGGGCCTTGGAATAGCCATGCCCCTCTTCCTGCCACCCTTGATGGCCATGTTTCTCGGCTGGCTCCTCGGCGGGAGCAATCCGAACGCCGTTGCCTACATCAGCGGGACCCTCGGCGTCCTGATAGGTGCCGACCTGATGAACTGGAACAGGATCAAGAACCTCGGCGCACCGATGGTCAGCATAGGGGGAGCCGGTACCTTCGACGGCATCTTCCTCGCGGGCATAATTGCCGTCCTCCTGGTATGA